The nucleotide window GCGGAGACCTGGATCAGGTAGAGATGCGTGGCGTCCATAGAGCCAAAACAGCCCAGCCGAGGCGACGGCCATCAGCGCGAGGCTCATTAACTGGGCGATCCGCAGGCCCCCTTCGCAAAAGGGTGGTTGCCCCCCAAGGCAGAGGGGATCGATGCGCAGGCCCTCAATCCAGATCCGTCCGAGGCTGTATCCGAGGAGATAAAAGCAGCTCAAGGCGCCAGATGGCAACTGAATTCGACCTCGCTGCCCAAGTCTGAACAAAACAATGAGCCCAAAAAAAAGAGCCAGATTCCAGAGAGATTCGTAGAGGAATGTGGGGTGAAAGAACTCCGAATCCGCGAAAACTTTCGGCCGGTTGGCAAAAGGAACCAAGAGTTTCCAGGGAAGATCGGTAGGAACTCCGAAAGCTTCTGAGTTAAAAAAGTTGCCCCATCGACCGATGGCCTGCCCGAGAATCACAGAGGGCACCAACACATCCAGAACATCCCAAAAGGGAACGCGTCGCCATCGGCAGAACACGATCACCGAGAGCGTTCCCGCGATCAAGGCTCCATGGATGGCAATCCCTCCCCGCCAGATGGCAAAAGCTTCCCACCAAGAACTCTGATACGACCGCCACTCAAAGGCCACGTAGTACATCCGCGCTCCGACAACAGATGCGAGCACGAGAATGGGTAAGAGGTCACTGATTAATGATCCATCAAGACCACGTTGACGGGCCAGCCAGCTGGAGAGATTCAGGCCAATCAGCACGGCTAGGGCAATGAGAAGGCCATACCAGCGAAGAACGAAAGGCCCGAGCTGAAAGAGCTCGGGCCCAGGGGAGGTGAAGACGGCAGGAACCAACACCGAATTCAAAAGCCCTCCGCAGCCTGCACTTTTTCAAACTGCTTTTTCTTCAGCACCAGCATGATCTGGGCTAGGGCCACGGCTGCGAAGAAGGCCAGCAGGCCATAGATCCTCACAGGGTTCTGGAGAACGACTTCGGTATCGAGCTGACCAAAGCCACCCACATTGGGATCATTGGTGATTGGAGCACCCGCTTCAACGGCATCGCCGACGGAC belongs to Synechococcus sp. WH 7805 and includes:
- the lgt gene encoding prolipoprotein diacylglyceryl transferase, producing the protein MLVPAVFTSPGPELFQLGPFVLRWYGLLIALAVLIGLNLSSWLARQRGLDGSLISDLLPILVLASVVGARMYYVAFEWRSYQSSWWEAFAIWRGGIAIHGALIAGTLSVIVFCRWRRVPFWDVLDVLVPSVILGQAIGRWGNFFNSEAFGVPTDLPWKLLVPFANRPKVFADSEFFHPTFLYESLWNLALFFGLIVLFRLGQRGRIQLPSGALSCFYLLGYSLGRIWIEGLRIDPLCLGGQPPFCEGGLRIAQLMSLALMAVASAGLFWLYGRHASLPDPGLRRVDPS